In the genome of Pseudomonas putida, one region contains:
- the trmD gene encoding tRNA (guanosine(37)-N1)-methyltransferase TrmD — MGNLRVEVVTLFPEMFSAITEYGITSRAVKQGLLQVTCWNPRDYTTDRHHTVDDRPFGGGPGMVMKIKPLEDALASARQATGASAKVIYLSPQGRKLTQQAVKDLAQQESLILIAGRYEGIDERFIEAHVDEEWSIGDYVLSGGELPAMVLIDAVTRLLPGALGHVDSAEEDSFTDGLLDCPHYTRPEVYADQRVPDVLLSGNHAHIRRWRLKQSLGRTFERRADLLESRSLSGEEKKLLEEYLRERDDS, encoded by the coding sequence ATGGGTAACCTTCGAGTAGAAGTCGTCACGTTGTTCCCCGAGATGTTCTCGGCCATCACGGAGTACGGCATTACCAGCCGCGCGGTGAAACAGGGGTTGCTGCAAGTGACCTGCTGGAACCCGCGGGACTACACCACTGATCGTCACCACACGGTGGATGATCGGCCGTTTGGCGGTGGTCCGGGCATGGTGATGAAGATCAAGCCTCTGGAAGATGCCCTGGCCAGTGCCAGGCAAGCGACCGGAGCATCGGCGAAGGTGATCTACCTCTCGCCACAAGGCCGCAAGCTGACTCAGCAGGCGGTCAAAGACCTGGCGCAACAGGAATCGTTGATCCTGATCGCCGGTCGTTACGAAGGCATCGACGAGCGTTTTATCGAGGCTCATGTCGATGAAGAGTGGTCGATTGGTGACTATGTGCTTTCCGGTGGCGAGCTGCCGGCCATGGTGCTGATCGATGCGGTTACGCGACTGCTGCCCGGAGCTTTAGGGCATGTGGACTCGGCGGAGGAAGACTCCTTCACCGACGGTCTGCTCGATTGCCCGCACTACACCCGACCGGAGGTGTATGCGGATCAGCGCGTTCCCGACGTGTTGCTTAGTGGCAACCATGCACACATCCGGCGTTGGCGGTTGAAGCAGTCCCTTGGTAGGACCTTCGAACGACGCGCCGATCTTCTGGAAAGTCGCTCGCTTTCTGGAGAAGAGAAGAAGCTGCTCGAGGAATACCTCCGCGAGCGGGACGATAGTTAA
- the rpsP gene encoding 30S ribosomal protein S16 yields MVTIRLARGGSKKRPFYHLTVTNSRNARDGRFVERVGFFNPVASGAEVKLSVNQERVNYWLSQGAQPSERVAQLLKDAAKAAA; encoded by the coding sequence ATGGTAACCATCCGTCTTGCCCGTGGCGGCTCCAAGAAGCGCCCTTTCTATCACCTGACCGTGACCAACAGCCGTAACGCCCGTGACGGCCGTTTCGTTGAGCGCGTTGGCTTCTTCAACCCGGTTGCTTCCGGCGCTGAAGTCAAGCTGTCGGTCAATCAGGAACGCGTCAACTACTGGCTGAGCCAGGGCGCACAGCCGTCTGAGCGCGTTGCTCAGCTGCTGAAGGACGCTGCTAAGGCCGCTGCCTGA
- a CDS encoding IS3 family transposase (programmed frameshift) — protein sequence MEQGVKRTQRDYSLSFKLAVVDQIEKGEMTYGQAQERYGIQGRSTVLVWLRKHGRQDWSQGASIRAERSCAMSDPKPLTPEQRIKELEQQLELMSQKAQFFETVVDVLKNDYGVSVGKKAIRQVLSQGQVAGLSIARACQFLGISRQAYYKRNRAADGKERQADRVVKFVQQVRMRQPRLGTRKLHYLLHCQPDRRLQIGRDRLFQVLGERRLLVLPKRAYHKTTQSFHRFYRHPNLLKPGPSQIVPTRPEHVWVADITYLPARNGPLYLSLITDAYSRKIVGHHVHESLHAESVAQAFKQALRKRRRRQPLVHHSDRGIQYCSALYQSLHQRHGVQCSMTDGYDCYQNALAERINGILKMELLLSSPADLEQARQMVDEAVQIYNTERPHMALKNKTPDAVHRAF from the exons ATGGAGCAAGGTGTAAAGCGCACACAGCGAGATTACTCACTGTCTTTTAAATTGGCGGTGGTTGATCAGATTGAAAAAGGCGAGATGACCTACGGCCAGGCCCAGGAACGGTATGGCATCCAGGGTCGATCGACGGTTCTGGTATGGTTGCGTAAGCACGGTCGGCAGGATTGGAGCCAAGGGGCATCGATCCGAGCCGAGAGGAGCTGCGCGATGTCTGACCCCAAACCGCTCACTCCAGAGCAGCGGATCAAAGAGCTTGAGCAGCAGCTTGAGCTGATGAGCCAGAAGGCCCAGTTCTTCGAGACGGTCGTCGATGTTCTGAAAAATGACTATGGTGTTTCGGTCG GTAAAAAAGCGATCCGGCAAGTCCTCTCGCAAGGTCAAGTCGCAGGACTGAGCATTGCCAGGGCTTGTCAGTTTCTAGGCATCAGTCGACAGGCTTACTACAAACGCAACCGAGCCGCTGATGGCAAAGAGCGCCAGGCAGACCGGGTGGTTAAGTTTGTTCAGCAAGTCCGGATGCGCCAGCCTCGTCTGGGTACACGCAAGCTGCACTATCTGCTGCATTGCCAGCCTGACAGACGACTCCAGATCGGCCGAGATAGGCTGTTCCAAGTCTTGGGAGAGCGCCGTTTGCTCGTACTGCCTAAGCGGGCCTACCACAAGACAACACAAAGCTTTCATCGCTTCTACCGCCACCCCAACTTACTCAAGCCCGGGCCAAGCCAGATTGTTCCGACAAGGCCGGAACATGTCTGGGTGGCCGACATTACTTACCTGCCCGCACGTAACGGCCCGCTATACCTGAGCCTGATAACGGATGCGTACTCCAGGAAAATCGTTGGCCACCACGTCCATGAGAGCCTGCATGCCGAGTCAGTGGCGCAAGCTTTCAAGCAGGCACTACGAAAGCGACGTCGTCGCCAGCCATTAGTCCACCATTCGGATCGAGGCATCCAATATTGCTCGGCGCTATACCAGTCACTGCATCAACGGCACGGCGTTCAGTGCTCCATGACTGATGGGTATGACTGCTACCAGAACGCGCTGGCCGAGCGAATCAACGGAATCCTCAAGATGGAGCTGCTGTTGAGTAGCCCTGCAGATTTGGAGCAAGCGAGACAGATGGTTGACGAGGCAGTGCAGATCTACAACACAGAACGGCCTCATATGGCCCTGAAAAACAAAACGCCCGATGCTGTGCATCGGGCGTTTTGA
- the rimM gene encoding ribosome maturation factor RimM (Essential for efficient processing of 16S rRNA): MNATPENADALIVVGKIFSVHGVRGEVKVYSFTDPIENLLDYPRWTLRHEGKVKQVELVNGRGSQKGLVVKLKGLDDRDEARLLSGYEICIPRSLLPNLAADEYYWYQLVGLKVINQDEHLFGKIDHLLETGANDVMVVKPCAGSLDDRERLLPYTEQCVLAVDLEAGVMRVEWDADF, translated from the coding sequence ATGAACGCGACGCCAGAAAACGCTGACGCCCTCATTGTCGTCGGCAAGATTTTTTCGGTTCACGGCGTTCGCGGCGAGGTGAAGGTGTATTCCTTTACCGATCCGATTGAAAACCTGTTGGATTATCCACGCTGGACGCTTCGGCACGAAGGCAAGGTAAAACAGGTCGAGCTGGTCAACGGTCGTGGCTCCCAAAAGGGCCTGGTCGTGAAACTGAAAGGCCTCGATGATCGTGATGAAGCCCGTCTTCTGAGCGGTTACGAAATCTGCATTCCGCGGAGCCTTTTGCCCAACCTGGCCGCTGACGAGTACTACTGGTACCAGTTGGTCGGTCTGAAGGTCATCAATCAGGACGAACACCTGTTCGGCAAGATCGATCACCTGTTGGAGACCGGTGCGAACGATGTAATGGTGGTCAAGCCTTGCGCAGGCAGCCTGGATGATCGCGAGCGACTGTTGCCCTATACGGAGCAATGTGTGCTGGCAGTCGACCTGGAAGCAGGCGTGATGCGGGTCGAGTGGGACGCGGATTTCTAA
- the rplS gene encoding 50S ribosomal protein L19, with the protein MTNKIIQQLEAEQMNKEIPAFAPGDTVVVQVKVKEGDRSRLQAFEGVVIAKRNRGLNSAFTVRKISSGVGVERTFQTYSPQIDSLSVKRRGDVRKAKLYYLRDLSGKAARIKEKLA; encoded by the coding sequence ATGACCAACAAGATCATCCAGCAGCTCGAAGCCGAGCAGATGAACAAGGAAATCCCAGCCTTCGCACCAGGCGACACCGTTGTCGTCCAGGTTAAAGTGAAGGAAGGTGACCGTTCCCGTCTGCAGGCGTTCGAAGGTGTCGTTATCGCCAAGCGCAACCGCGGCCTGAACAGCGCCTTCACCGTGCGCAAGATCTCCAGCGGCGTTGGCGTAGAGCGTACCTTCCAGACCTACAGCCCGCAGATCGACAGCCTGTCCGTGAAACGTCGTGGTGACGTGCGTAAGGCCAAGCTGTACTACCTGCGCGACCTGTCCGGCAAAGCCGCTCGCATCAAGGAAAAACTGGCCTAA
- a CDS encoding acyl-CoA thioesterase has translation MTTPRDQEIQRRTELSVTRVTKAVFPSTTNHHNTLFGGTALAWMDEVSFIAATRFCRLPLVTVSTDRIDFKHPIPAGSIVELVGTVIKVGNTSLQVQVDVFVENMYLDGRERAIHGVFSFVAIDEDKRPVPVLPAH, from the coding sequence ATGACCACCCCTCGAGATCAGGAAATCCAGCGCCGCACCGAACTGTCGGTGACCCGCGTGACGAAGGCTGTCTTCCCCAGTACCACCAATCACCACAACACCCTGTTCGGCGGCACCGCCCTGGCTTGGATGGACGAAGTCTCGTTCATCGCCGCCACACGATTCTGTCGTTTGCCGCTGGTGACCGTATCGACCGACCGCATCGACTTCAAGCACCCGATTCCTGCGGGCTCGATCGTCGAGTTGGTGGGGACGGTGATCAAGGTTGGCAACACCAGCTTGCAGGTGCAGGTGGATGTCTTTGTCGAGAACATGTACTTGGATGGCCGCGAACGGGCCATCCATGGTGTGTTCAGCTTCGTCGCCATCGACGAGGACAAGCGCCCGGTACCCGTGCTTCCCGCTCACTGA